In one window of Mesoplodon densirostris isolate mMesDen1 chromosome 4, mMesDen1 primary haplotype, whole genome shotgun sequence DNA:
- the LOC132489262 gene encoding general transcription factor 3C polypeptide 6-like: MMTTLVLANASIVSDNYHFFFVHGRFGSSCGIDTEKPILQVDSYVFAGEYEDTLGTCVIFEENVEHVDAEGNNKTVLKYKCHTMKKLSMTRTLLTEKKEGEENIGGVEWLQIKENDFSCRPNMICSFLHDHEEDEVVAPDPDKSLELEEQEIQMKDNSNLSYEQEKPPNLDIEDSGPLIDIPSSETEGCVFMETQETALEITPR; the protein is encoded by the exons ATGATGACCACCCTAGTGTTAGCTAATGCCTCCATCGTGTCagataattatcatttcttttttgtg CATGGACGCTTTGGATCGAGTTGTGGAATTGATACTGAGAAGCCCATTCTGCAAGTGGACAGCTATGTCTTTGCTGGAGAGTATGAAGACACTCTTGGGACCTGTGTTATCTTTGAAGAAAATGTTGAACATGTGGATGCAGAAGGCAATAATAAAACAGTGCTAAAATATAAATGCCACACAATGAAGAAGCTCAGCATGACAAGAACTCTTCtgacagaaaagaaggaaggagaagaaaacataggtggtgtGGAATGGCTGCAAATCAAGGAAAATGATTTCTCCTGTAGACCCAACATgatttgtagttttctgcatgATCATGAAGAGGATGAAGTTGTAGCTCCAGACCCAGATAAATCTTTGGAGTTGGAAGAGCAAGAGATTCAAATGAAAGATAATTCAAACCTGAGTTATGAACAGGAGAAACCACCAAACTTGGATATAGAGGATTCTGGTCCTCTTATTGATATCCCTTCTTCTGAGACAGAAGGCTGTGTTTTTATGGAAACTCAAGAAACTGCCTTAGAAATCACTCCTCGATGA